One segment of Dryobates pubescens isolate bDryPub1 chromosome 23, bDryPub1.pri, whole genome shotgun sequence DNA contains the following:
- the LOC104309173 gene encoding ADP-ribosyl cyclase/cyclic ADP-ribose hydrolase 1 isoform X2, translating to MPFQQGSARTRQRTVLLVGIVVLLAALVLAVVLASLLTHREQEDGPKMLKWKDRGTTKNLQEVVLGRCYNYVTARYPELGNKDCLKIWDSLKHAFIYKNPCNITSEDYQPLMELASHPIPCNKSLFWSKTNDLVHRYTKSNQNFLTLEDTLLGYMADRVSWCGDPSAPGINYESCPKRSECEGNPGSVFWKMASKMFAEAACGVVQVMLNGSVEAGAFGSSSIFGSIEIFNLNPERVSAVHIWLMHDIGGPQRFC from the exons ATGCCgttccagcagggctctgcccggACGCGGCAGCGAACCGTCCTTCTGGTAGGCATCGTGGTGCTGCTGGCCGCCCTCGTTCTCGCCGTCGTGCTGGCCTCTCTCCTGACTCACAGAGAGCAAGAGGACGGTCCCAAAATGCTGAAGTGGAAGGACAGAGGTACCACTAAGAATCTGCAGGAAGTCGTCCTGGGAAGATGCTACAACTACGTCACCGCGCGGTACCCTGAGCTGGG AAATAAGGATTGCCTAAAAATATGGGACTCCTTAAAACATGCCTTCATTTACAAGAATCCCTGTAACATTACCTCAGAAGATTATCAGCCTTTAATGGAGTTAGCGAGCCACCCCATACCCTGTAACAAG TCACTCTTTTGGAGCAAGACAAATGACCTCGTTCATCGTTACACAAAATCCAATCAAAATTTCCTTACCTTGGAAGACACCTTGTTGGGTTATATGGCTGATAGGGTTTCATGGTGTGGAGATCCCTCTGCCCCAG GAATCAACTATGAGTCTTGTCCAAAAAGAAGTGAATGTGAGGGCAACCCTGGATCTGTATTCTGGAAAATGGCATCCAAGATG tttgcagaagcagcatgtgGTGTGGTTCAAGTGATGCTCAATGGATCAGTAGAAGCTGGAGCTTTTGGAAGCAGCAG CATCTTTGGAAGCATTGAGATCTTTAACCTAAACCCAGAAAGAGTCTCTGCAGTACACATTTGGCTTATGCATGACATTGGTGGACCTCAAAG GTTCTGCTGA